In Bacillota bacterium, the following are encoded in one genomic region:
- the ruvX gene encoding Holliday junction resolvase RuvX → MSEKRIMGLDLGKKRIGVAVSDPLKVTAQPITVIERSGIKKDLQQLAVLFERYRVREVVLGYPVNMNGSIGPAALEAERFKEKLVREFGQTVHLWDERLSTVFAEKVLIEADMKRDLRRRKIDKVAATIILQSYLDARLATEK, encoded by the coding sequence ATGTCTGAAAAAAGAATAATGGGATTGGATCTGGGAAAAAAAAGGATAGGGGTAGCAGTCAGCGATCCCCTCAAGGTTACTGCACAGCCGATAACGGTCATCGAGCGCTCGGGAATAAAGAAAGATTTGCAGCAACTGGCGGTCCTGTTCGAACGTTACCGTGTCCGCGAGGTAGTGCTGGGCTATCCGGTCAATATGAATGGGAGTATTGGCCCGGCGGCACTTGAGGCCGAAAGATTCAAGGAGAAGTTGGTCCGGGAATTTGGTCAGACCGTACATCTCTGGGACGAGCGGCTTTCAACTGTCTTTGCAGAAAAAGTTTTGATCGAAGCCGATATGAAACGTGATTTGCGCAGGAGGAAGATCGACAAGGTTGCGGCGACGATCATCCTTCAATCCTACCTGGATGCCCGTTTGGCGACGGAAAAATAA
- a CDS encoding DUF1292 domain-containing protein — translation MEEKEDLAILIDEDGVEHRFLVVEIFPVEEIEYAILVPLTFNGEDDEVGEVEGEDAYIFRVREKGDEHYFEEVEDEEEWNLAAEKWEELVLAREQEDEGPDG, via the coding sequence ATGGAAGAAAAAGAGGATCTGGCCATTTTGATCGATGAGGATGGGGTGGAACACCGTTTCCTGGTAGTGGAAATATTTCCGGTTGAAGAAATCGAATATGCCATCCTGGTACCACTTACATTCAACGGTGAGGATGATGAAGTGGGAGAAGTGGAGGGTGAAGACGCCTATATTTTCCGTGTAAGGGAGAAGGGCGACGAGCATTATTTTGAAGAGGTGGAGGATGAGGAAGAATGGAACCTGGCAGCCGAAAAGTGGGAAGAACTTGTCCTTGCCCGTGAACAGGAAGACGAGGGGCCGGACGGCTGA